A genomic segment from Candidatus Brocadia sinica JPN1 encodes:
- a CDS encoding glycosyltransferase family 4 protein, which translates to MNILHINKFHYFRGGAEAVYLNTARLLESKGHRSVFFSMHHPQNIPCETSCYFLPYVELHTNNSGMMSKLKTGGRILYFFEAKKLLSQLLDKYPVDIAHLHNIYHHISPSILHVLKKRKIPVVMTLHDYKMVCASYHLQAFEKPCEACYGGKYFMAIKKRCVKESLAKTLLSTSEMYLHHKALDIYDNVDIFISPSRFLKDKLSEMGFKKEIVCLPNYIDSEKFRGLSGDVKRQRDKKENSLVYFGRLSPEKGLLTLIEAAKILYQGNKHNNCATVKIIGDGPMREELREKVKSDGIDNVRFFGYMKGEDLYREIRNSMAAVLPSEWYENNPMSVIEAFAMGIPVIGARIGGIPELIRDNETGLTFQPGNAEDLSEKIETLLADSSPFAEMGKKAQQFVEDELNQEKHYRKLMEIYGQIAL; encoded by the coding sequence ATGAATATTCTTCATATAAATAAGTTTCATTATTTTCGGGGCGGGGCAGAGGCGGTCTATTTAAATACAGCCCGTCTTTTAGAATCAAAAGGCCACCGTTCCGTTTTTTTTTCAATGCATCACCCTCAAAACATCCCTTGCGAGACGAGTTGTTATTTTTTGCCTTATGTAGAGTTACATACTAATAACAGCGGGATGATGTCTAAACTTAAGACTGGCGGCAGAATACTCTATTTTTTTGAGGCAAAGAAACTTCTCTCTCAGTTATTGGATAAATATCCCGTGGATATTGCCCATCTTCATAATATTTACCACCATATTTCTCCATCAATTCTTCACGTGCTTAAAAAGAGAAAGATACCTGTGGTAATGACGCTTCATGACTATAAGATGGTGTGCGCCTCTTACCATCTTCAGGCCTTTGAGAAACCCTGTGAAGCCTGTTATGGCGGAAAATACTTTATGGCGATAAAAAAAAGGTGCGTTAAAGAGTCGCTTGCTAAAACTCTTTTAAGCACTTCAGAGATGTACCTTCATCATAAAGCGCTTGATATTTATGATAATGTGGATATTTTCATTTCCCCAAGCCGTTTTCTCAAAGATAAACTCTCGGAGATGGGGTTTAAAAAAGAAATTGTCTGTCTGCCAAATTATATTGATAGCGAGAAGTTCAGAGGGCTTTCCGGAGATGTAAAGCGCCAGAGAGACAAGAAGGAGAACTCTCTTGTTTATTTTGGCAGACTTTCTCCGGAAAAGGGGCTGCTGACGTTGATTGAAGCGGCTAAAATATTGTACCAGGGAAATAAGCACAACAACTGCGCTACGGTCAAGATCATCGGAGACGGGCCTATGAGAGAAGAACTCCGGGAAAAGGTCAAGTCCGATGGTATTGATAATGTAAGGTTCTTTGGGTATATGAAGGGAGAAGACTTGTATCGGGAAATAAGAAACAGCATGGCGGCAGTCCTCCCATCGGAATGGTATGAAAATAATCCCATGTCCGTTATAGAGGCTTTTGCGATGGGCATACCGGTAATTGGCGCAAGGATAGGCGGTATTCCGGAACTCATCAGGGATAATGAGACGGGTTTGACCTTCCAGCCGGGAAATGCGGAGGATCTCAGTGAAAAAATAGAAACACTTTTAGCGGATAGCTCTCCATTTGCGGAGATGGGAAAAAAAGCCCAACAATTTGTTGAAGATGAACTCAACCAGGAAA
- a CDS encoding WD40/YVTN/BNR-like repeat-containing protein — translation MKKTIFLFICSLTILSVCILKADETSPSTHVNYRWSPININGGGFTNFVIINQKEPNIVYAGIDVGGIYKSTDYGDSWMPVNKGLQWPTDRLAAALTIDQKQRIMYLGIGNSQKGGIFKSSDHGKSWQLLTRKVKFDRIGVSRPKGRGLIVVDPGDSKIIYAGSYKDGIFKTTDGGITWLRKGLDGKCVSSLLINPANPQIVYASSVIGKERGKDFQGGIFKSSDGGDGWIKIGDMIGDAHQLVMDPTNPNIIYAACGGQGIFKTIDGGNVWVAKNKGLEELMPAKLNLSNIKYVSLTIDPQNPEIIYAGSGERRGQIYKSVNGGDYWVKLTGKRENIYPEGWWIKETNWPGGAGYFANCLLVDPTNSKRIYSAGRSGIWRSDDGGVTWRAKVKGLEATCLHQIAFDPKRPDIFFVGASDWVFLQSGERGKTFERSLKGIGNWDEKEDKNIWEKYRMKNGLCFAIDPRHETSTVYLGGDATEINSGTIFKSTNGGKDWHEANKGLPVAGVTALAIDPANYDTVFAALTEKGLYKTINGGKEWEKVTTGKTDTIFQRKGNLILIHPKSSRVIYILDKGNGVYKTVNGGKDWEIISEDLPQDGIKGMDQFVGGMALDPDNPDIVYVGLRKHGVYKTADGGKKWKKVTPSCIVHGGAMGIDPHDGALYLASVPGVGDEDIGGFTPGIYKSADGGRNWVPIHNDDLLTISLKIICLAIDPHGQGKIYLTTQGNGVIVGEPYEYSSYK, via the coding sequence ATGAAAAAAACAATTTTTCTTTTCATTTGTTCATTAACTATTTTAAGCGTTTGCATCCTCAAGGCTGATGAAACCAGCCCATCGACGCACGTTAATTATCGTTGGTCCCCAATTAATATCAATGGGGGAGGATTTACAAATTTTGTAATTATTAACCAGAAGGAACCAAACATTGTGTATGCAGGCATTGATGTTGGGGGTATTTACAAGAGCACGGATTATGGAGACTCATGGATGCCGGTTAATAAAGGATTACAGTGGCCCACGGATAGGCTGGCAGCGGCGCTGACAATTGACCAGAAACAGAGAATCATGTATCTCGGAATTGGCAATTCTCAGAAGGGGGGGATATTCAAAAGTTCAGATCATGGAAAATCCTGGCAACTTTTGACCCGAAAGGTAAAATTCGATAGAATAGGAGTGAGCAGGCCCAAAGGGAGGGGATTAATTGTTGTCGATCCTGGAGATTCTAAAATTATTTATGCAGGTAGTTACAAAGACGGCATTTTCAAAACTACAGATGGGGGGATTACCTGGTTAAGAAAGGGTCTCGATGGGAAATGCGTATCGTCACTCCTGATAAACCCGGCTAATCCACAAATAGTTTATGCATCTTCGGTCATAGGAAAGGAAAGAGGAAAAGATTTTCAGGGAGGCATCTTCAAAAGCAGCGATGGGGGGGATGGTTGGATAAAGATAGGAGATATGATCGGTGATGCGCATCAATTAGTCATGGATCCTACAAATCCCAACATAATATATGCAGCTTGCGGAGGACAAGGAATATTTAAGACAATAGACGGGGGTAATGTATGGGTAGCGAAAAATAAAGGATTGGAAGAATTGATGCCAGCAAAGCTCAATTTGAGCAATATAAAATATGTTTCATTAACTATTGATCCTCAAAATCCGGAAATAATATATGCAGGATCCGGTGAGCGAAGAGGACAAATCTATAAAAGCGTGAATGGGGGGGATTATTGGGTTAAACTTACCGGTAAGAGAGAAAATATTTACCCTGAAGGTTGGTGGATTAAGGAAACAAATTGGCCGGGGGGCGCCGGATATTTTGCAAATTGCTTGTTGGTCGATCCAACTAACAGCAAACGAATTTATTCCGCAGGGAGATCCGGTATATGGAGAAGCGATGATGGAGGTGTAACCTGGCGCGCAAAGGTAAAAGGTCTGGAAGCTACCTGTCTGCACCAGATAGCCTTCGATCCGAAAAGACCGGATATTTTCTTTGTAGGAGCCAGTGATTGGGTATTCCTCCAGAGCGGGGAAAGGGGAAAGACCTTTGAGCGTTCTTTAAAAGGCATTGGCAATTGGGATGAAAAAGAGGATAAAAATATATGGGAAAAATACAGAATGAAAAACGGTTTATGTTTCGCCATTGATCCACGTCATGAAACTTCAACCGTTTATCTGGGGGGAGATGCAACGGAAATAAACAGCGGCACAATTTTTAAAAGTACAAACGGCGGGAAAGATTGGCATGAGGCAAATAAAGGTCTCCCGGTTGCCGGGGTAACAGCTTTGGCTATTGATCCTGCAAATTACGATACGGTATTCGCCGCTCTGACAGAAAAGGGGCTTTATAAAACAATCAATGGTGGAAAAGAGTGGGAGAAAGTTACCACAGGGAAGACAGATACTATTTTCCAAAGAAAAGGAAACTTAATCCTGATTCATCCCAAATCATCCAGGGTAATTTATATTTTAGATAAAGGCAATGGAGTATACAAGACTGTAAACGGTGGCAAAGATTGGGAAATTATCAGCGAAGATTTGCCACAGGATGGCATAAAGGGGATGGATCAATTTGTTGGCGGTATGGCGCTTGATCCTGATAATCCGGATATTGTCTATGTCGGATTAAGAAAACACGGGGTTTACAAGACTGCTGACGGAGGAAAAAAATGGAAGAAGGTTACACCGTCCTGTATTGTTCATGGTGGTGCAATGGGTATTGATCCGCATGATGGCGCTCTCTATCTTGCTTCCGTTCCCGGTGTAGGAGATGAAGATATCGGGGGATTTACGCCGGGTATATATAAAAGCGCCGATGGTGGCAGAAATTGGGTTCCTATCCATAACGATGATTTGTTAACGATTTCTTTAAAGATTATCTGTTTGGCAATAGATCCGCATGGCCAAGGGAAGATATATTTAACTACACAAGGAAATGGGGTTATCGTTGGAGAGCCATATGAATATTCTTCATATAAATAA
- a CDS encoding sulfotransferase, with the protein MHVKAAGKEMNLPDFLVVGAAKSGTTSLYSYLQQHPQIFMSKNKEPCFFSFAEAKEKDEDIFNRINIVSDFHKYLDLFKDAGDSRIAGEASTVYLYLYEETIKNIKKYHPHWKELKIIIIIRDPAERAFSHYLNDRAGGLLNFPFEEVIEKWKSRQLSKYYNYIDYGFYYNQIKSYKDTFDQVRVYLFENLEVNSKQLVHDLLEFLGVDSSFNIETGLKHNVSVGDKDKLLGKLIYKQNLLKELIKKFLPAGARTSIRNKILESFAHKSQLEGSNRKLLKEIYREDILKLQDLIHKDLTQWLT; encoded by the coding sequence ATGCACGTTAAAGCCGCAGGGAAAGAGATGAACTTGCCAGACTTTCTGGTAGTTGGCGCAGCAAAGAGCGGTACGACTTCCCTTTATTCCTACTTACAACAGCATCCTCAGATATTTATGTCAAAGAATAAAGAGCCGTGTTTTTTCTCCTTTGCGGAGGCAAAGGAAAAGGACGAAGATATTTTTAACCGGATAAATATAGTAAGTGATTTTCATAAATATCTGGATTTATTTAAAGATGCAGGAGATTCACGGATAGCAGGAGAAGCTTCAACGGTCTATTTATATCTCTATGAGGAAACCATAAAAAATATAAAAAAATATCATCCCCATTGGAAAGAATTAAAAATTATCATAATTATTCGTGATCCTGCAGAGAGGGCCTTTTCTCATTATTTGAATGACAGAGCGGGTGGTTTGCTTAATTTTCCTTTTGAAGAGGTAATCGAAAAATGGAAATCAAGGCAATTATCAAAATATTATAACTATATTGATTATGGTTTTTACTATAATCAGATAAAGTCTTATAAAGATACTTTTGACCAGGTGAGAGTATATCTTTTTGAAAATTTAGAGGTGAATTCTAAACAGCTTGTTCATGATTTACTGGAGTTCCTTGGTGTGGATAGCTCTTTCAATATCGAAACTGGCCTGAAACATAATGTGTCGGTGGGTGACAAGGATAAACTTTTGGGAAAGCTCATATACAAGCAGAACTTGTTGAAAGAGCTAATCAAAAAATTCCTACCCGCAGGAGCCAGGACAAGCATAAGAAATAAGATTTTGGAAAGCTTTGCTCACAAGTCCCAATTAGAAGGTTCTAACAGAAAACTTCTGAAAGAGATCTATAGAGAAGATATATTGAAATTACAGGATTTGATACATAAGGATTTAACGCAATGGCTAACATAA
- a CDS encoding O-antigen ligase family protein → MLIKSAINEKSLNTFFVGLISCFFGIMILQYDFKAFAILGAMTFLLIFFTKIEYAFYFLLASRSIVDVFYDVEAAGDVRITQYMGVSVAALSLCYFLFSGYNVFRLSVNKVYGVFMGLSIIPIFFTQDFITGFGYWLKLLQGFLILNITILVVLKMEDKSYKKRMNAVCWCIIIALLIPFVLFLRNYLKGIHTELGGYIRYSTQDFGGYTNNFSYYLLAVFPIFLFFYSKSVKNSGKVLWFIILAIMLFIIYQTYTRNVWIGIAVLLLVWNLVRKNFKITVPVLCLIIFMAVFNPTVRDRFSDIYVILKTGSFFRLDPDLLSARIGIWQANFDYFLNYSTIIKKLFGNGFDIQSKIANLRLKDSIPEHNNYLTLLMTTGICGLSVYSLYLFTLFRESFKLFRYTKQFYFKCLSVVFISVLFAYVIICFFTHMLWKINFQYYFSAFAGLVIAANILEEKNRINADAQNPKFEANANE, encoded by the coding sequence ATGCTAATAAAAAGCGCAATAAATGAAAAATCTCTCAATACATTTTTTGTTGGGCTGATATCCTGTTTTTTCGGAATCATGATTTTACAGTATGATTTCAAAGCCTTTGCCATCTTGGGCGCCATGACCTTTTTGCTTATTTTTTTTACTAAGATAGAGTATGCCTTTTATTTTCTTTTGGCAAGCAGAAGTATTGTTGATGTCTTTTATGATGTTGAAGCTGCTGGAGATGTTAGAATAACGCAATACATGGGAGTTTCAGTCGCAGCGCTTTCTTTATGCTATTTTCTTTTTTCCGGTTATAATGTCTTCCGTTTAAGTGTAAACAAGGTCTATGGTGTCTTCATGGGTTTAAGTATTATTCCGATTTTTTTTACCCAGGACTTCATAACAGGTTTCGGATACTGGCTTAAGTTGCTTCAGGGATTTTTGATCCTTAATATAACTATTTTGGTGGTTCTCAAGATGGAGGATAAATCGTATAAAAAAAGAATGAATGCAGTTTGTTGGTGTATTATCATAGCCTTGTTGATACCGTTTGTTCTATTCTTAAGGAATTATCTCAAAGGAATCCATACAGAATTAGGTGGTTATATTCGTTATAGCACGCAGGACTTTGGTGGCTATACAAATAACTTTTCTTACTATTTATTAGCTGTCTTTCCCATTTTCCTTTTTTTCTATTCAAAATCTGTGAAAAATTCTGGGAAAGTATTGTGGTTTATTATTTTAGCAATAATGCTTTTTATAATATATCAAACCTATACCAGAAATGTATGGATAGGGATAGCTGTTCTGCTTCTTGTATGGAATCTGGTTAGAAAGAATTTTAAGATTACGGTGCCTGTTCTTTGTTTGATTATCTTCATGGCGGTTTTTAACCCTACCGTTCGGGATCGGTTTAGCGACATATATGTAATTTTAAAAACGGGAAGTTTTTTTCGTCTGGATCCCGATTTGTTAAGTGCCAGGATTGGTATATGGCAGGCAAATTTTGATTATTTTCTTAACTACAGTACCATAATAAAAAAGTTGTTTGGTAATGGCTTTGATATTCAGTCGAAGATAGCAAATTTACGGTTGAAGGATTCTATTCCTGAACACAACAATTATTTAACCTTACTAATGACTACGGGGATCTGCGGCTTATCTGTTTATTCGTTGTATCTCTTTACGTTGTTTCGGGAATCTTTTAAATTGTTCCGTTATACAAAGCAGTTCTATTTTAAATGTCTTTCCGTAGTTTTTATCTCCGTTCTTTTTGCTTATGTAATTATATGCTTTTTCACCCATATGCTATGGAAGATTAATTTTCAGTACTATTTTTCGGCTTTTGCCGGTCTTGTAATTGCCGCTAATATCCTGGAAGAAAAAAACAGGATTAACGCTGATGCACAAAATCCAAAATTCGAAGCAAACGCTAATGAATAA
- a CDS encoding IS1595 family transposase — translation MCRFEFQTKYQTEDDCEKRLFEHRWPQGFAYPSCGHQEYYHVTKRKLYQCKKCRHQTSLTAGTVMHNTRTSLLLWLCAIYLTSMDKRGFSALSLSKRLGLSYWKAWTMLRKIRHAMKSHDSTYQLTGIVEINDSFFGSSTKGSSNRGRDTSKTAVIVEASTHGDAVGFAKMTVVDKVDSATIDHLVKVSVRGNRPAKTDGLPVYTIVSKSGHNHIQEIVKSKNAHKVLKWTHILISNAKSFIMGTFHRFGKKHLQAYLNEFCYRFNRRKWELQLFDRLVIASVNSQAIYIAELTQ, via the coding sequence ATCTGTCGTTTTGAATTTCAGACAAAATATCAAACAGAAGATGATTGTGAAAAAAGGCTTTTTGAACACCGCTGGCCACAAGGATTTGCTTATCCCAGTTGCGGGCATCAAGAATATTACCATGTTACTAAGCGTAAATTGTATCAGTGCAAAAAATGTCGGCATCAGACATCTTTGACAGCCGGAACGGTAATGCATAATACGAGGACTTCGCTTCTGCTCTGGCTCTGTGCAATATATCTGACAAGTATGGATAAACGTGGGTTCTCTGCTTTGTCTCTTTCCAAGAGGCTTGGTCTGAGCTATTGGAAAGCCTGGACGATGTTGCGCAAGATTCGCCATGCGATGAAGAGTCATGATTCTACCTATCAATTGACTGGGATTGTTGAGATTAATGACTCTTTCTTTGGCAGTTCCACAAAGGGAAGTAGTAATCGCGGTCGTGACACTTCGAAAACAGCTGTAATTGTTGAAGCATCTACCCATGGAGATGCCGTTGGCTTTGCCAAAATGACCGTTGTAGACAAAGTAGACAGTGCTACCATTGACCACCTCGTAAAAGTGAGTGTGAGAGGAAATCGACCGGCTAAGACCGATGGTTTGCCTGTCTATACTATTGTTAGCAAAAGTGGACATAATCACATACAAGAAATTGTTAAAAGTAAAAATGCCCATAAAGTACTCAAATGGACACACATTTTGATCTCTAACGCCAAATCATTTATCATGGGAACTTTCCATAGATTCGGGAAAAAACATTTACAAGCATATCTTAATGAATTTTGTTATCGGTTTAATCGCAGAAAATGGGAGCTTCAACTCTTTGATAGATTAGTTATTGCCAGTGTTAACTCCCAAGCTATTTACATTGCTGAGCTAACTCAATAA